GTCCTCCTCGTCGCGCGACCAGAGCGCCGGGTCCACCCCGCGGGGCACCAGGTCCGTGGAGACGAAGACGCGCAGGTCCGGCGCGCTCCGCCGGTCGGCGTAGCGGCGCAGCGCCTCGCGCACGCCCTCTTCGAGCTGCTGGCGGAGCGTGGGCTGGAAGAACTTGCGAAGCAGGCTGATCATGGTGCGCTCGGGGTTTCGGATCCGCCCCGCGCCCCGCAACATCGGGACCGCGGACAGGGCTCGCGTGAAGGGCTCAGGAGGGGGACGCGAGGGCGGGGAGGGTGAAGCAGAACACGCTCCCGCCGCCGGGCGCGTCCTCCACCCAGATCTCGCCGCCGTGCTCCCGGACGATGCTCCGGCAGATCGCCAGGCCCAGCCCCGTGCCCCCCTTGCGGCGGGAGTCGGAGGAGTCGAGCTGCCGGAAGGGCTCGAACACGGTCTCGCGCCGGTCGTGCGGGATCCCCGGGCCCTGGTCCGCCACGCGGAAGAGGACCCTCCCCCCGCGCCGCCGGGCGTCCAGGCGCACCGTGCCCCCGGCGGGGGAGAACTTCACCGCGTTGGCGAGCAGGTTCGTGAGCGTCTGGATCACCCGGTCCGGGTCCGCCAGGAGGGTCGCGTCCAGCGGCTCCACCCGGAGGGCGAGGCCGGCGCGCTCGGCGGGCTCGCGCAGGGTGTCCGCGGCGCGCTCCATCAGCTCCGCGGCGGGCACCGGGCGCGGCTCCACCGGGAGCTTCCCGGCGGCGATCCGCTCCGTGTCCAGGATGTCGTCCACCAGCCGCACCAGCCGGTCGGTGTTCTGCAGGGCGATCTCCACCAGCCGCTTCCCACGCTCGTCCAGCGCGCCGGTGAGCCCGCTCGCCACCAGCCCCAGCGAGCCGCGCATGGAGGCCAGCGGGGTCCGCAGCTCGTGGCTCGCCACGGAGATGAACTCGTCCTTCATCCGGTCGATCTCGCGCCGGCCGGTGATGTCGCGGGCCACCGCCTGCCACCCCACGGGGCGGTCGCCCTCCATGACGAGCTGCACGTTCTGCCCGATCCACACCTCGCGCCCGTCGCGGGTCACCACGGGGAACTCGTAATAGCTGCTGGAGAGCCGCTCGCGGACCTGGCGGCGGTAGAACTCCCGCGTCCGCTCGCGCCAGTCCTCGCGCACCAGGTGCAGGTAGGTGGACCCGACCATCTCCTCCTCGCCGAAGCCCAGGATGCGCGCGGCGGCGGGGTTGGCGTAGGTGAAGCGGCCCTCCAGGTCGGCGCGGTAGATGACGTCGCTGGCCGCCTCCACGAACTGGCGGAACTGCTCCTCGCTCCGCCGCAGCTTCTCCTCGGTGCGCTTGCGCTGCGTGAGGTTGCTGAACACGGTGATGGAGCCCACCACCGCCCCGTCCTCCAGCCGCGGGGCGCTCGTCGCCAGGCAGGGGACGGAGCCGCCGTCGGCGCGGAGGAGGCGCACCTCGTAGGTGGCCGTCTCCCCGGCGCGCCACTGCGCGCGCGCCTGCAGGAGCGCCTCGTGGTCCTCCGGGGGGATCACCTCCTCCGCCCGCGCGCCCAGGAGCGCGGCGGGGTCGCGCCCCAGCATCCGCCCGAGCTGCGGGTTCACGAAGCGGAAGCGCCCGTCCGGGTCCGACACGGTGAGCCCCTGCCCCATGGTGTTCACCACCTGCACCACGAAGTCGCGCTCGTGGCGCAGCTCCTCCTGCATCGCGGCGCGGATGGAGGCGTCGCGCCGCAGCTCGATCTCCGTGACCACGGAGGTGCTCAGGTTGCGCAGGATCTCCAGCTCCCGCTCGGTCCACGCCCGCGGGCGCGCGTCCAGGACGCAGAAGACGCCCAGCGGGTAGCCGTCGGAGGCGGAGAGGGGGACGCCCGCGTAGGAGACCAGGCCCATCTCCTGGACGGCGGGGCTCTTCCCCAGCACGGGGTGCCCGCGGGCGTCCGGCACCACCAGCGCGTCTCCCGTGCCGGCCACGTACCTGCAGAGCGAGCCGGAGAGCGACGTCTCCCGCTCCTGCACCCACCCCTCGGGGAGCCCCACCGTGCTCTTGAAGAACTGGCGGTCGTGGTCCACCAGCGACACCAGCGCGACGGGGACCTCCAGGACCGTGGCCGCCAGGCGCGCGAGGCGGTCGAAGTCTTCTTCCGCGGGGGTGTCCAGGAGGCCGCTGCGCCGGAGCTCGGCGATGCGCTCGGGGTCCGCCGCGTGGGGAGGATCGGGGGTCATGCTGTCCAGGGGCCGCGGGCGGAGGTGCGCCGGGAAGGGTGCGCCGGAACGGAGCAACATGCGGAGCCGGGAGGGATCGTGCAACGGGAGGGAAGCGGCGGTGTCCGCCGCCGGGGAGCGGCGGCGGACACCCGGAGCGGACCGGGGTCCGCTCAGTCGTACGCGTGGTCGCGGGCGTAGGAGTGCGCCGTCCAGGCCGAGATGACGTGGCACACCCAGCCCAGCAGCCCGCCGGTGCCGATCCACAGGCCCGGGGTGATGATCAGCCAGAAGAGGGCCCGCCAGATCGTCCCGTTGTAGACCTGCCCGAGGCCGGGGATCAGAAAGCTCAGAACGGCAGCCGTGCCGGGGTTCTTCATCGAGGGTTCCTCCTGCGTGTCCGTAGGTTCGGTGGACGGCGGACCGTGCGGCGCCCGCGTCCCGGGGTACTACGCGCGGCGCGGCCGGCGGGTTTCAGGGCGCGGGTGGAGGAGATCGCCCGCGGCACGTTTCTTACGCGGTGCGGGCCGCGACCGACGGGCCGCTCCAGGAGCGTGTCCCCGCACGGACCGCGGACGGGTGCCTGGATGACGAACGAGATGGCGAGCCTGGAGCCGAGCGGGAGAGCGAGCCGAAAGCTCCGCCGCCGGCTGACCCTGAAGGGGGAGCTGATGCTGGCCCTCCTTCCCACCCTCACGGTTCTGGCGGTGCTCGGGTTCGTGGAGGTTCTGAGCGAGCAGCGCCTCCTCTTCGCGTCGCTGGCCTCCAGCGCCTTCCTCATCTACCTGGACCCGCAGCACGGCACCAACTCGGTCCGGACGCTCACCGTCTCCCAGCTCATGGCCGCGGGGATCGGGTGGACCGCGTACGTCGTGATCGGGTCGGGCTACCTGGGGGCCGGCGGAGCGATGGTGGCCACCATCTTCCTGATGATCCTCCTGGACGTGGTGCACCCCCCGGCGGTCGCCACCGCCATGAGCTTCGCGCTGCGGGCGGGAGGCGTCAGCAACCTGGTCCTCTTCGGGATGTCGGTGGGGATCACGGCGATGCTGGTGATCACGGAGCGCGTGGCCGTCTGGCTCCTGGCCCGCTACCCGGCGCGCTGAGGGTCGGGGACGGACCCGCGGCTTGCGCGGCGCGTCCGCGCCGGTAGCTTGGTCGCGTCCGCCTCCGTCATCTCACCGCGTGCGAGGTCCCATGGAACCCGCCAACGAGCCGTCTGCCGTGCTGGACCCCGCGCTCCGCCGGGAGCTGGAGCAGGCCGCCGAGGGGCTGGTCTACAGCAGCGAGGGCGACCACCCCTTCGAGGTCTTCGCCCTCCC
Above is a window of Longimicrobiaceae bacterium DNA encoding:
- a CDS encoding PAS domain S-box protein gives rise to the protein MTPDPPHAADPERIAELRRSGLLDTPAEEDFDRLARLAATVLEVPVALVSLVDHDRQFFKSTVGLPEGWVQERETSLSGSLCRYVAGTGDALVVPDARGHPVLGKSPAVQEMGLVSYAGVPLSASDGYPLGVFCVLDARPRAWTERELEILRNLSTSVVTEIELRRDASIRAAMQEELRHERDFVVQVVNTMGQGLTVSDPDGRFRFVNPQLGRMLGRDPAALLGARAEEVIPPEDHEALLQARAQWRAGETATYEVRLLRADGGSVPCLATSAPRLEDGAVVGSITVFSNLTQRKRTEEKLRRSEEQFRQFVEAASDVIYRADLEGRFTYANPAAARILGFGEEEMVGSTYLHLVREDWRERTREFYRRQVRERLSSSYYEFPVVTRDGREVWIGQNVQLVMEGDRPVGWQAVARDITGRREIDRMKDEFISVASHELRTPLASMRGSLGLVASGLTGALDERGKRLVEIALQNTDRLVRLVDDILDTERIAAGKLPVEPRPVPAAELMERAADTLREPAERAGLALRVEPLDATLLADPDRVIQTLTNLLANAVKFSPAGGTVRLDARRRGGRVLFRVADQGPGIPHDRRETVFEPFRQLDSSDSRRKGGTGLGLAICRSIVREHGGEIWVEDAPGGGSVFCFTLPALASPS
- a CDS encoding HPP family protein — protein: MTNEMASLEPSGRASRKLRRRLTLKGELMLALLPTLTVLAVLGFVEVLSEQRLLFASLASSAFLIYLDPQHGTNSVRTLTVSQLMAAGIGWTAYVVIGSGYLGAGGAMVATIFLMILLDVVHPPAVATAMSFALRAGGVSNLVLFGMSVGITAMLVITERVAVWLLARYPAR
- a CDS encoding DUF5683 domain-containing protein, which encodes MKNPGTAAVLSFLIPGLGQVYNGTIWRALFWLIITPGLWIGTGGLLGWVCHVISAWTAHSYARDHAYD